Proteins from a genomic interval of Undibacterium parvum:
- the rplL gene encoding 50S ribosomal protein L7/L12, whose protein sequence is MAISKDDILEAVGAMSVMDLNDLVKAFEEKFGVSAAAMSAGPAAGPAAAAEEQTEFNVVLTEVGANKVSVIKAVRELTGLGLKEAKDVVDGAPKTVKEAVSKADAEAAKKKLEEAGAKADIK, encoded by the coding sequence ATGGCAATTAGCAAAGACGATATCTTGGAAGCCGTAGGCGCGATGTCCGTAATGGATCTGAACGACTTGGTTAAAGCATTCGAAGAAAAATTTGGCGTATCCGCTGCTGCAATGTCAGCTGGTCCAGCTGCTGGTCCAGCTGCTGCTGCTGAAGAGCAAACTGAATTCAACGTAGTGTTGACTGAAGTTGGCGCGAACAAAGTTAGCGTAATTAAAGCGGTACGTGAATTGACAGGTCTGGGCTTGAAAGAGGCTAAAGACGTAGTTGATGGTGCACCAAAAACAGTTAAAGAAGCTGTTTCCAAAGCAGATGCTGAAGCAGCTAAGAAAAAGCTGGAAGAAGCAGGCGCTAAAGCTGACATCAAGTAA
- the tuf gene encoding elongation factor Tu: MAKGKFERTKPHVNVGTIGHVDHGKTTLTAAIATVLSKKFGGEAKAYDQIDAAPEEKARGITINTAHVEYETEARHYAHVDCPGHADYVKNMITGAAQMDGAILVCSAADGPMPQTREHILLARQVGVPYIIVFLNKCDMVDDAELLELVEMEVRELLSKYEFPGDDLPIIQGSAKLALEGDTGPLGEQAIMKLAEALDTYIPTPERAVDGSFLLPVEDVFSISGRGTVVTGRIERGIVKVGEALEIIGITDTAVTTCTGVEMFRKLLDQGQAGDNVGVLLRGTKREDVQRGQVLAKPGSIKPHDHFTGEIYVLSKDEGGRHTPFFNNYRPQFYFRTTDVTGSIELPKDKEMVMPGDNVSITVKLINPIAMEEGLRFAIREGGRTVGAGVVAKIIPA, translated from the coding sequence ATGGCAAAAGGTAAGTTTGAACGCACCAAGCCGCACGTTAACGTCGGCACAATTGGTCACGTGGATCATGGTAAAACTACATTGACTGCAGCGATCGCTACAGTATTGTCGAAGAAATTTGGCGGCGAAGCTAAGGCTTACGATCAAATCGATGCGGCACCAGAAGAAAAAGCGCGCGGTATTACAATTAATACTGCTCACGTAGAATACGAAACAGAAGCGCGTCACTACGCTCACGTTGACTGCCCAGGCCATGCTGATTATGTTAAAAACATGATTACTGGTGCTGCTCAGATGGACGGTGCGATTCTTGTTTGTTCCGCAGCTGACGGTCCTATGCCTCAGACTCGTGAGCACATCTTGTTGGCGCGCCAAGTTGGTGTTCCATACATCATCGTGTTCCTGAACAAATGCGACATGGTTGATGATGCTGAGTTGTTGGAATTGGTTGAAATGGAAGTTCGTGAGTTGTTGTCTAAATACGAATTCCCAGGCGATGATTTGCCTATCATTCAAGGTTCTGCAAAGTTGGCATTAGAAGGCGACACTGGTCCTTTGGGCGAGCAAGCTATCATGAAATTGGCTGAAGCTTTGGATACATATATCCCTACGCCAGAGCGTGCTGTTGATGGTTCCTTCTTGTTGCCAGTTGAAGACGTATTCTCGATCTCTGGTCGTGGTACTGTGGTTACTGGCCGTATCGAACGCGGTATTGTTAAAGTTGGTGAAGCTCTGGAAATCATCGGTATCACCGATACAGCAGTGACTACTTGTACTGGTGTTGAAATGTTCCGTAAATTACTGGATCAAGGTCAAGCAGGCGATAACGTTGGTGTCTTGTTGCGTGGTACTAAGCGTGAAGACGTGCAGCGTGGTCAAGTCTTGGCGAAGCCAGGTTCGATCAAGCCGCATGATCATTTCACAGGTGAGATCTATGTTTTGTCTAAAGATGAAGGTGGTCGTCACACTCCATTCTTTAACAACTACCGTCCACAGTTCTACTTCCGTACTACGGATGTGACTGGTTCGATCGAGTTGCCAAAAGACAAAGAAATGGTGATGCCAGGCGATAACGTCTCTATTACTGTTAAGTTGATCAACCCGATTGCGATGGAAGAGGGTCTCCGTTTCGCGATTCGTGAAGGTGGTCGTACTGTTGGTGCTGGTGTTGTTGCTAAGATCATTCCTGCTTAA
- the secE gene encoding preprotein translocase subunit SecE has protein sequence MSNHPIQTVSTSQDKYKVVLAIVAAVAGVAAYYMLVNQASYVRVAALVVGLLIAVVLASTSDAGREFFVFAKEAVRETKKVVWPARKEAGQITAVVFGFVLVMAIFLWGADKLIGFLLYDVLLGWKK, from the coding sequence ATGTCTAACCATCCTATTCAAACCGTCAGTACCTCCCAAGATAAGTACAAAGTTGTTTTGGCTATCGTTGCTGCGGTTGCCGGTGTTGCTGCCTATTATATGTTGGTGAATCAAGCTTCCTATGTGCGCGTTGCCGCTCTGGTTGTTGGTTTGCTCATTGCAGTGGTTTTGGCGTCGACTTCTGATGCTGGTCGTGAATTTTTTGTATTTGCAAAAGAAGCAGTTCGTGAAACTAAGAAGGTGGTATGGCCGGCTCGCAAAGAGGCGGGTCAAATTACTGCGGTCGTTTTCGGTTTTGTGTTGGTGATGGCAATATTTCTTTGGGGTGCGGATAAGTTAATCGGCTTCTTATTGTATGACGTACTTCTTGGATGGAAAAAATAA
- the nusG gene encoding transcription termination/antitermination protein NusG, which translates to MSDNIQEDLQGTEPTVSVPKSAKRWYAVHAYSGMEKSVQRALTERIERAEMTEMFGQILVPTEEVIEVKNGKKAVTERRLFPSYLFVEMEMTDDTWHLVKNTSKVTGFIGGKSNKPAPIPQHEVDKILQQMQDGVEKPRPKVLYEVGEVVRIKDGPFADFNGNVEEVNYEKSKVRVSVTIFGRSTPVDVDFAQVEKV; encoded by the coding sequence ATGAGCGATAACATTCAGGAAGACTTGCAAGGTACAGAGCCTACGGTTTCTGTGCCTAAAAGTGCAAAAAGATGGTATGCAGTGCATGCTTACTCTGGTATGGAAAAGAGTGTGCAGCGCGCCTTGACTGAGCGCATTGAGCGCGCCGAGATGACTGAGATGTTTGGTCAAATTTTGGTGCCGACAGAAGAAGTCATAGAAGTAAAAAACGGTAAAAAAGCAGTTACCGAGCGCAGATTGTTTCCTAGTTACTTATTCGTCGAAATGGAAATGACTGACGATACGTGGCATTTGGTTAAGAACACTAGCAAAGTAACTGGTTTTATCGGTGGTAAATCGAATAAGCCAGCGCCTATCCCTCAGCATGAGGTTGATAAGATTTTGCAGCAAATGCAAGATGGTGTTGAGAAGCCAAGACCAAAAGTCTTGTACGAAGTGGGTGAAGTTGTTCGCATTAAAGATGGTCCATTCGCAGATTTCAATGGAAATGTTGAAGAAGTGAATTATGAGAAGTCAAAAGTGCGCGTTTCTGTTACAATCTTCGGTCGCTCAACACCTGTCGATGTAGACTTCGCTCAGGTTGAGAAGGTTTAA
- the rplJ gene encoding 50S ribosomal protein L10 — MSLNLNDKKAVVAEVSAKVATAQTIVVAEYRGIQVGHLTKLRAAARAEGVYLRVLKNTLARRAVEGTVFASLGSEMTGPLIYAISVDAVAAAKVIQDFAKSNDKLVVKAGNYAGKSLDKAGVIALASIPSREVLLAQVLGMMQAPVSGFARALAALSAKKESENPSAPVAVAEAVEAVAAEVTEAAAE, encoded by the coding sequence GTGAGTCTCAATCTGAATGACAAAAAAGCCGTCGTCGCTGAAGTCTCTGCAAAAGTAGCAACTGCACAGACTATCGTCGTAGCTGAATACCGTGGCATCCAGGTCGGTCACTTGACGAAACTACGTGCTGCTGCACGTGCTGAAGGTGTGTACCTGCGTGTATTGAAAAATACATTAGCTCGTCGCGCTGTTGAAGGCACTGTATTTGCAAGCCTCGGTTCTGAAATGACTGGTCCGTTGATCTATGCGATCTCGGTAGATGCTGTTGCTGCTGCTAAAGTTATACAAGACTTTGCAAAAAGCAATGACAAACTAGTTGTTAAGGCAGGTAACTATGCTGGTAAGTCGCTGGATAAAGCTGGCGTTATCGCATTGGCAAGCATTCCTAGCCGTGAAGTTCTGTTGGCACAAGTGTTGGGTATGATGCAGGCTCCTGTATCTGGCTTCGCACGTGCTCTGGCAGCTCTGTCAGCTAAGAAAGAATCTGAAAATCCTTCAGCGCCAGTTGCAGTTGCCGAGGCTGTTGAAGCCGTAGCAGCTGAAGTAACTGAAGCTGCAGCAGAATAA
- the rplA gene encoding 50S ribosomal protein L1 — MAKLSKKAKLLATKVDRLKAYSFDNAIALIKECATAKFNESIDVSVQLGVDPKKSDQVVRGAVVLPAGTGKTVRVAVFAQGAKAEEAKAAGADIVGMEDLAERVKAGDMPFDIVIASPDTMRIVGTLGQILGPRGLMPNPKVGTVTPDVATAVKNAKAGQVQYRTDKAGIIHSTIGRKSFADADLKSNLLALVEALNKAKPTSSKGVYLRKISISSTMGAGVRVDHNNLSA; from the coding sequence ATGGCTAAGTTATCTAAAAAAGCAAAGTTGCTTGCAACTAAAGTTGATCGTCTGAAGGCTTACTCCTTTGATAATGCTATCGCTTTGATCAAAGAATGCGCAACTGCGAAATTCAACGAATCTATCGACGTTTCAGTTCAGCTGGGTGTTGATCCTAAGAAGTCTGATCAAGTTGTCCGTGGCGCAGTTGTTTTGCCAGCCGGCACAGGTAAGACTGTACGCGTAGCGGTATTTGCTCAAGGCGCAAAAGCTGAAGAAGCTAAAGCTGCTGGTGCTGATATCGTTGGTATGGAAGACTTGGCTGAACGTGTCAAAGCTGGCGATATGCCTTTTGATATCGTTATCGCTTCTCCAGATACTATGCGTATCGTTGGTACTTTGGGTCAGATTCTGGGTCCACGTGGTTTGATGCCAAATCCTAAGGTTGGTACTGTTACTCCTGATGTTGCTACTGCAGTTAAAAATGCAAAAGCTGGTCAAGTGCAATATCGTACTGATAAGGCCGGTATCATTCACTCAACGATAGGTCGTAAGTCCTTCGCTGATGCTGATTTGAAATCTAACTTGTTGGCTCTGGTTGAAGCTTTGAATAAAGCAAAACCAACTTCCAGCAAGGGTGTTTATCTGCGTAAAATTTCCATCTCATCCACTATGGGTGCTGGTGTGCGCGTAGACCACAATAATTTGTCTGCATAA
- the rplK gene encoding 50S ribosomal protein L11, giving the protein MAKKIIGFIKLQVPAGKANPSPPIGPALGQRGLNIMEFCKAFNAQTQGVEPGMPIPVVITAFADKSFTFVMKTPPATYMIKKAAGITKGSAKPHTDKVGKITRQQAEEIATAKRADLTAADMDAAVRTIAGSARSMGITVEGL; this is encoded by the coding sequence ATGGCAAAGAAAATCATTGGTTTTATCAAGCTGCAAGTTCCAGCTGGTAAAGCAAATCCATCCCCACCAATCGGTCCAGCTTTGGGTCAACGTGGTTTGAACATCATGGAATTCTGCAAAGCGTTTAACGCGCAGACTCAAGGTGTAGAGCCAGGTATGCCAATTCCAGTTGTGATCACTGCATTTGCGGATAAGTCTTTCACTTTCGTGATGAAGACTCCTCCTGCGACTTACATGATCAAAAAAGCAGCTGGTATCACTAAAGGTTCAGCGAAACCTCATACAGATAAAGTTGGTAAAATCACTCGTCAGCAAGCTGAAGAGATCGCGACCGCTAAACGCGCCGATCTGACAGCCGCCGATATGGACGCAGCAGTGCGTACTATCGCTGGTTCAGCACGCTCCATGGGTATCACGGTAGAGGGACTGTAA